The following are from one region of the Etheostoma spectabile isolate EspeVRDwgs_2016 chromosome 15, UIUC_Espe_1.0, whole genome shotgun sequence genome:
- the lfng gene encoding beta-1,3-N-acetylglucosaminyltransferase lunatic fringe, with the protein MLKNNGKKTAICVASTACLCLLLLLVAVQHHRVQVDEVANGENAGTRSLLQDVTQEQEQDAQGKKGFSAYFTKLTRGRREVEKPSAADPPPAEDISADDIFIAVKTTKKFHQSRLNLLLETWISRNMQQTYIFTDGEDEELKKKIGSHAINTNCSAAHSRQALSCKMAVEYDKFIESGKKWFCHVDDDNYVNVRTLVKHLSQYPHTQDMYIGKPSLDRPIEATERLGDNKMKPVNFWFATGGAGFCVSRGLALKMSPWASGGHFMNTAEKIRLPDDCTVGYIVESVLGVPLTRSNLFHSHLENLQQVSRSEIHKQITLSYGMFENKSNIINLKGAFPVEEDPSRFKSVHCLLYPDTPWCPPQVAF; encoded by the exons atgttgaaaaataatggaaagaagACAGCCATCTGTGTAGCCAGCACAGCATGTCtctgcctgctgctgctcctggtTGCAGTGCAGCATCACCGGGTACAGGTGGATGAGGTGGCGAACGGAGAGAATGCCGGGACGCGCTCTCTTCTCCAAGATGTCACGCAGGAACAGGAGCAGGACGCCCAGGGTAAGAAAGGATTCTCGGCGTACTTCACCAAACTGACCCGGGGACGGAGGGAGGTGGAGAAACCATCCGCCGCTGACCCGCCTCCAGCTGAGGACATCAGCGCGGATGACATCTTCATCGCTGTGAAGACCACCAAGAAGTTCCATCAGTCCAGACTGAACCTGCTCCTGGAGACTTGGATCTCAAGAAACATGCAACAG ACTTACATCTTCACAGATGGAGAGGATGAGgagctaaaaaagaaaattg GGAGTCACGCAATCAACACCAATTGCTCTGCAGCTCATAGCCGACAAGCTCTGTCTTGCAAGATGGCGGTGGAATATGACAAGTTCATAGAATCGGGAAAAAA GTGGTTCTGTCACGTAGATGACGACAACTATGTGAATGTTCGGACTCTAGTGAAGCACTTGTCGCAGTACCCCCACACCCAGGACATGTACATCGGTAAACCCAGTCTGGACCGGCCCATAGAGGCCACAGAAAGGCTGGGGGACAACAAAATG AAACCAGTTAACTTCTGGTTTGCTACTGGAGGAGCAGGCTTCTGTGTGAGCCGAGGTCTGGCTCTGAAGATGAGCCCATGGGCCAG TGGCGGCCACTTCATGaacacagctgagaagattCGCCTGCCCGACGACTGCACCGTTGGCTACATCGTCGAGTCGGTTCTGGGGGTTCCTCTGACCCGCAGCAATCTGTTTCACTCCCACCTGGAGAACCTGCAACAAGTGTCAAGATCTGAGATACACAAGCAG ATCACTCTCAGTTATGGGATGTTTGAAAACAAAAGTAACATCATCAATTTGAAAGGGGCTTTTCCTGTGGAGGAGGATCCATCAAG GTTTAAGTCTGTGCACTGTCTCCTGTACCCAGACACCCCATGGTGTCCCCCTCAGGTTGCCTTTTAG